One Burkholderia cepacia genomic window carries:
- a CDS encoding cytochrome P460 family protein translates to MRACMGGVRRGVRRGFVAGVLLAGAWSASGPAAFAEQPKPAAAAASPIYGVTIPPGYRQWEMVAPAEEAAPLDELRVVLGNPVAIRALEQATLPFPDGTILVKLAYKRKQSDAFAPATVPGQATTVQVMVKDSRRYASTGGWGFGRFINGVPADIGQHQTCFACHQARVKNHDYVFTRLAP, encoded by the coding sequence ATGCGGGCGTGCATGGGTGGGGTGCGTCGCGGTGTGCGCCGCGGGTTCGTCGCGGGCGTGCTGCTGGCCGGCGCGTGGTCGGCGAGCGGCCCGGCCGCGTTCGCGGAGCAGCCGAAGCCGGCTGCCGCCGCCGCGTCGCCGATCTACGGCGTGACGATCCCGCCCGGCTACCGGCAGTGGGAAATGGTCGCCCCGGCCGAAGAAGCGGCGCCGCTCGACGAACTGCGTGTCGTGCTCGGCAATCCCGTCGCGATCCGTGCGCTCGAGCAGGCGACGCTGCCGTTTCCGGACGGCACGATCCTGGTCAAACTCGCGTACAAGCGCAAGCAGTCCGACGCGTTCGCGCCGGCGACGGTGCCCGGACAGGCGACGACCGTGCAGGTGATGGTGAAGGACTCGCGCCGCTATGCGTCGACGGGCGGCTGGGGCTTCGGGCGGTTCATCAACGGCGTGCCGGCCGATATCGGCCAGCATCAGACGTGCTTTGCGTGCCATCAGGCGCGGGTGAAGAATCACGACTACGTGTTCACGCGGCTGGCGCCGTGA